In Syntrophorhabdaceae bacterium, a single window of DNA contains:
- a CDS encoding DUF5989 family protein: MSLLGDLWGFLKERKKWWLLPIIVVLLIFGLLIVLSGGSAIAPFIYAIF; the protein is encoded by the coding sequence ATGTCATTATTGGGTGATCTCTGGGGATTTCTCAAAGAAAGAAAAAAATGGTGGCTTTTGCCCATCATTGTCGTGCTCCTGATCTTCGGACTCCTCATAGTACTCTCAGGAGGCTCGGCAATCGCACCTTTTATTTACGCGATTTTTTAA